A stretch of Zonotrichia albicollis isolate bZonAlb1 chromosome 32, bZonAlb1.hap1, whole genome shotgun sequence DNA encodes these proteins:
- the LOC141725956 gene encoding uncharacterized protein LOC141725956 — protein MAPRNRLERAGREPPGAAAAGAAAGAAPAPRSAPPPAPGPPPAPERPRPGTPRTPPRRGTAAPPPSGIPPRCPRCPPPVSPPGVPPVSGTWGRAGAARRGAGARGAPGGSRRGGGGRGGARGPPWPGGAAARARPRRSGSGSCRGPGLGARGPRGATPGGRRHLAASRCRGAPRHGPAFVPGASGPGDSGGNAAGAAPPPPTPPHPTPAPAPRVPGAPRVRLSPCVRLSLCPRVPLSLCPSVPLSLHPPSLCPLCPPVPLSLCPSVLSLCPSVPLSPPFPVPLSRLSVRWGTRVEFSRPVPLLLGALGRNWERFPAQYRSYWEHWKGTGSAFSPVPLLLGALGRNWEHWEGTGSAFSPVPPLLGALGWNWERFLPSTALTGSTGRELGALSPQYRSYWEHWDGTGSAFSPVPLLLGALGGNWERFLPSTALTGSTGKEQDTATASGGRGQTEGRGYANPCTGIGGRDWEWEWAREYGNSNQRENVGWGFVQISQLSHVSPLLVFNGAQVPIVRCLVSAFPFLPTA, from the exons ATGGCCCCGCGCAACCGGTTGGAAAGAGCCGGGCGGGAACCTCCCGGTGCCGCCGCTGCCGGTGCTGCCGCCGGTGCCGCCCCCGCGCCCCGCTCGGCGCCTCCCCCCGCCCCGGGACCTCCCCCGGCCCCGGAACGGCCCCGCCCCGGGACCCCGCGGACCCCCCCACGCAGAGGCACGGCGGCGCCGCCCCCCTCCG GGATTCccccccgctgtccccggtgtccccccccggtgtccccccccggtgtccccccggtGTCCGGTACCTGGGGGCGGGCAGGGGCAGCGAGGAGGGGcgcgggggctcggggggcacctggggggtCCCGgagaggcggcggcggccgcggcggaGCTCGGGGCCCGCCATGGCCcggggggg CTGCGGCTCGGGCCCGGCCACGCCGCTCCGGTTCCGGTTCATGTCGGGGGCCGGGGCTCGGGGCGCGGGGCCCGCGCGGGGCGACCCCCGGGGGGCGGCGGCAC CTGGCCGCCTCCCGGTGCCGCGGCGCTCCCCGCCATGGTCCCGCCTTTGTCCCCGGCGCGAGCGGCCCCGGTGACAGCGGCGGAAAcgcggcgggggcggctcctcccccccccacccccccccaccccaccccggCACCGGCCCCGCGTGTCCCCGGTGCCCcccgtgtccgtctgtccccctgtgtccgcctgtccctctgtccccgtgtccctctgtccctctgtccttctgtccctctgtccctccatcccccgtccctctgtcccctctgtccgcCTGTCCCTctatccctgtgtccctctgtcctgtccctctgtccctctgtccctctgtcccctccgtTCCCCGTCCCTCTGTCCCGTCTGTCCGTCCGGTGGGGGACCAGGGTGGAATTTTCTCGCCCAGTACCGCtcttactgggagcactgggacgGAACTGGGAGCGCTTTCCCGCCCAGTACCGCtcttactgggagcactggaaggGAACTGGGAGCGCTTTCTCCCCAGTACCGCtcttactgggagcactgggaaggaactgggagcactgggagggaactgggagcgcTTTCTCCCCAGTACCGCccttactgggagcactgggatggaactgggaGCGCTTTCTCCCCAGTACCGCtcttactgggagcactgggagggaactgggagcacttTCTCCCCAGTACCGCtcttactgggagcactgggacgGAACTGGGAGCGCTTTCTCCCCAGTACCGCtcttactgggagcactgggagggaactgggagcgcTTTCTCCCCAGTACCGCtcttactgggagcactgggaaggaACAGGACACGGCTACAGCTAGCGGTGGGCGTGGCCAAACGGAGGGGCGGGGTTATGCAAATCCTTGCACTGGGATTGGTGGgcgggactgggaatgggaatgggccAGGGAATATGGAAACAGCAACCAGAGAGAGAATGTGGGATGGGGATTCGTGCAGATTTCTCAGTTAAGCCATGTTTCCCCACTTTTAGTCTTCAATGGAGCCCAGGTGCCAATTGTTCGCTGCTTGGTTTCTGCCTTCCCTTTCCTGCCTACAGCTTAA